One window of the Hypanus sabinus isolate sHypSab1 chromosome 13, sHypSab1.hap1, whole genome shotgun sequence genome contains the following:
- the LOC132404015 gene encoding rab5 GDP/GTP exchange factor-like isoform X3 — protein sequence MNVKFGPQGIHVDQSELLCKDGCGFYGNSAWQGYCSKCWRERNRQQLDKGMSNEGPTSSLVAGATSLLFNFSKFEKKRSNEKSRRVSTVKKLFGSKLTPRQEIPQFPEVSSPISTPVQSGDFTDFLKSLWKPNIQMVQKRCVHFIEHLQARQNLTVEAQSELAQDFYQNVAVHFNGFSSEQKDRMMDNIEKFTMTQLYKTVFCPDSSEDEQKDLAIQQRIRALHWVTPEMLRVPLNEDKPEVTEHLVSAITAIVKMDSKRAPQDKLACISKCSWHIFCAIQISIEKPAAADDFLSTLIHVVLKVNPPRLHSNIQYIIRFCHPKRLMTGEAGYYFTNLCCAVSFIEKLNGPSLNITHEEFEQYMQGHKLPARKIQSCPLLQSADSEIQQMHSNLQILLSQLWERQDRIISEVKKLEQEVLEWKRSVKEEVEESIGKFPLPNTSNPE from the exons ATGAACGTTAAATTCGGACCCCAAGGGATTCACGTTGATCAGTCTGAGCTGCTGTGTAAAGATGGCTGTGGTTTCTATGGCAACTCAGCCTGGCAGGGCTACTGCTCCAAGTGCTGGAGGGAGAGGAATCGTCAGCAGCTGGATAAAGG GATGAGCAATGAAGGGCCCACAAGTTCACTGGTTGCGGGCGCCACCAGCTTGCTGTTCAACTTCTCAAAGTTTGAGAAAAAGAGGAGCAACGAGAAGAGTCGTCGAGTCAGCACGGTGAAGAAGCTGTTTGGCTCCAAGCTGACACCCAGGCAAG AGATCCCACAGTTTCCCGAGGTCAGCTCTCCAATTTCCACGCCGGTACAGTCTGGGGATTTCACAGACTTCCTCAAATCATTGTGGAAACCAAACATTCAGATGGTGCAGAAACGCTGTGTCCATTTTATTGAGCATCTTCAGGCGAGGCAG AATCTGACTGTCGAGGCGCAGTCCGAACTAGCACAAGActtttaccagaatgttgctgtACACTTTAACG GTTTCTCGTCCGAACAGAAGGACAGGATGATGGATAACATTGAGAAATTCACCATGACGCAGCTGTACAAGACCGTGTTCTGTCCCGATAGCTCAGAGGACGAGCAGAAGGATTTAGCGATACAACAGCGTATACG GGCTCTTCACTGGGTGACCCCTGAGATGCTCCGAGTTCCCCTCAATGAGGACAAGCCGGAGGTCACAGAACATCTTGTGTCTGCCATCACAG CAATTGTTAAGATGGATTCTAAGCGAGCTCCTCAGGACAAGCTGGCCTGCATCTCAAAATGCAGCTGGCACATTTTCTGTGCAATCCAGATCTCCATCGAGAAGCCGGCAGCCGCAGACGACTTCCTCTCCACTTTGATTCACGTGGTGTTGAAGGTGAACCCTCCCCGGCTGCATTCCAACATCCAGTACATTATCCGCTTCTGCCACCCCAAGCGACTGATGACCGGTGAGGCGGGTTACTACTTCACCAACCTG TGCTGCGCTGTCAGCTTTATCGAGAAGTTGAATGGACCCTCTCTCAATATCACCCATGAGGAATTTGAACAGTATATGCAAGGTCACAAATTGCCAGCTAGAAAGATTCAGAGCTGCCCTCTCCTGCAGAGTGCTGACTCGGAGATCCAGCAGATGCACAGTAATCTACAGATACTGCTCTCTCAACTCTGGGAGAGGCAAGATCGTATCATCAGCGAGGTTAAGAAACTGGAGCAGGAGGTCCTGGAATGGAAACGCTCTGTTAAGGAGGAAGTCGAGGAAAGCATTGGAAAATTTCCACTCCCTAACACTTCAAATCCAGAATGA
- the LOC132404015 gene encoding rab5 GDP/GTP exchange factor-like isoform X2: MKTLKSIRLKLFRMNVKFGPQGIHVDQSELLCKDGCGFYGNSAWQGYCSKCWRERNRQQLDKGMSNEGPTSSLVAGATSLLFNFSKFEKKRSNEKSRRVSTVKKLFGSKLTPRQEIPQFPEVSSPISTPVQSGDFTDFLKSLWKPNIQMVQKRCVHFIEHLQARQNLTVEAQSELAQDFYQNVAVHFNGFSSEQKDRMMDNIEKFTMTQLYKTVFCPDSSEDEQKDLAIQQRIRALHWVTPEMLRVPLNEDKPEVTEHLVSAITAIVKMDSKRAPQDKLACISKCSWHIFCAIQISIEKPAAADDFLSTLIHVVLKVNPPRLHSNIQYIIRFCHPKRLMTGEAGYYFTNLCCAVSFIEKLNGPSLNITHEEFEQYMQGHKLPARKIQSCPLLQSADSEIQQMHSNLQILLSQLWERQDRIISEVKKLEQEVLEWKRSVKEEVEESIGKFPLPNTSNPE, from the exons GATGAACGTTAAATTCGGACCCCAAGGGATTCACGTTGATCAGTCTGAGCTGCTGTGTAAAGATGGCTGTGGTTTCTATGGCAACTCAGCCTGGCAGGGCTACTGCTCCAAGTGCTGGAGGGAGAGGAATCGTCAGCAGCTGGATAAAGG GATGAGCAATGAAGGGCCCACAAGTTCACTGGTTGCGGGCGCCACCAGCTTGCTGTTCAACTTCTCAAAGTTTGAGAAAAAGAGGAGCAACGAGAAGAGTCGTCGAGTCAGCACGGTGAAGAAGCTGTTTGGCTCCAAGCTGACACCCAGGCAAG AGATCCCACAGTTTCCCGAGGTCAGCTCTCCAATTTCCACGCCGGTACAGTCTGGGGATTTCACAGACTTCCTCAAATCATTGTGGAAACCAAACATTCAGATGGTGCAGAAACGCTGTGTCCATTTTATTGAGCATCTTCAGGCGAGGCAG AATCTGACTGTCGAGGCGCAGTCCGAACTAGCACAAGActtttaccagaatgttgctgtACACTTTAACG GTTTCTCGTCCGAACAGAAGGACAGGATGATGGATAACATTGAGAAATTCACCATGACGCAGCTGTACAAGACCGTGTTCTGTCCCGATAGCTCAGAGGACGAGCAGAAGGATTTAGCGATACAACAGCGTATACG GGCTCTTCACTGGGTGACCCCTGAGATGCTCCGAGTTCCCCTCAATGAGGACAAGCCGGAGGTCACAGAACATCTTGTGTCTGCCATCACAG CAATTGTTAAGATGGATTCTAAGCGAGCTCCTCAGGACAAGCTGGCCTGCATCTCAAAATGCAGCTGGCACATTTTCTGTGCAATCCAGATCTCCATCGAGAAGCCGGCAGCCGCAGACGACTTCCTCTCCACTTTGATTCACGTGGTGTTGAAGGTGAACCCTCCCCGGCTGCATTCCAACATCCAGTACATTATCCGCTTCTGCCACCCCAAGCGACTGATGACCGGTGAGGCGGGTTACTACTTCACCAACCTG TGCTGCGCTGTCAGCTTTATCGAGAAGTTGAATGGACCCTCTCTCAATATCACCCATGAGGAATTTGAACAGTATATGCAAGGTCACAAATTGCCAGCTAGAAAGATTCAGAGCTGCCCTCTCCTGCAGAGTGCTGACTCGGAGATCCAGCAGATGCACAGTAATCTACAGATACTGCTCTCTCAACTCTGGGAGAGGCAAGATCGTATCATCAGCGAGGTTAAGAAACTGGAGCAGGAGGTCCTGGAATGGAAACGCTCTGTTAAGGAGGAAGTCGAGGAAAGCATTGGAAAATTTCCACTCCCTAACACTTCAAATCCAGAATGA
- the LOC132404015 gene encoding rab5 GDP/GTP exchange factor-like isoform X1 yields MKYIYKRSCIQLKSFHDEFSNITTFRMNVKFGPQGIHVDQSELLCKDGCGFYGNSAWQGYCSKCWRERNRQQLDKGMSNEGPTSSLVAGATSLLFNFSKFEKKRSNEKSRRVSTVKKLFGSKLTPRQEIPQFPEVSSPISTPVQSGDFTDFLKSLWKPNIQMVQKRCVHFIEHLQARQNLTVEAQSELAQDFYQNVAVHFNGFSSEQKDRMMDNIEKFTMTQLYKTVFCPDSSEDEQKDLAIQQRIRALHWVTPEMLRVPLNEDKPEVTEHLVSAITAIVKMDSKRAPQDKLACISKCSWHIFCAIQISIEKPAAADDFLSTLIHVVLKVNPPRLHSNIQYIIRFCHPKRLMTGEAGYYFTNLCCAVSFIEKLNGPSLNITHEEFEQYMQGHKLPARKIQSCPLLQSADSEIQQMHSNLQILLSQLWERQDRIISEVKKLEQEVLEWKRSVKEEVEESIGKFPLPNTSNPE; encoded by the exons GATGAACGTTAAATTCGGACCCCAAGGGATTCACGTTGATCAGTCTGAGCTGCTGTGTAAAGATGGCTGTGGTTTCTATGGCAACTCAGCCTGGCAGGGCTACTGCTCCAAGTGCTGGAGGGAGAGGAATCGTCAGCAGCTGGATAAAGG GATGAGCAATGAAGGGCCCACAAGTTCACTGGTTGCGGGCGCCACCAGCTTGCTGTTCAACTTCTCAAAGTTTGAGAAAAAGAGGAGCAACGAGAAGAGTCGTCGAGTCAGCACGGTGAAGAAGCTGTTTGGCTCCAAGCTGACACCCAGGCAAG AGATCCCACAGTTTCCCGAGGTCAGCTCTCCAATTTCCACGCCGGTACAGTCTGGGGATTTCACAGACTTCCTCAAATCATTGTGGAAACCAAACATTCAGATGGTGCAGAAACGCTGTGTCCATTTTATTGAGCATCTTCAGGCGAGGCAG AATCTGACTGTCGAGGCGCAGTCCGAACTAGCACAAGActtttaccagaatgttgctgtACACTTTAACG GTTTCTCGTCCGAACAGAAGGACAGGATGATGGATAACATTGAGAAATTCACCATGACGCAGCTGTACAAGACCGTGTTCTGTCCCGATAGCTCAGAGGACGAGCAGAAGGATTTAGCGATACAACAGCGTATACG GGCTCTTCACTGGGTGACCCCTGAGATGCTCCGAGTTCCCCTCAATGAGGACAAGCCGGAGGTCACAGAACATCTTGTGTCTGCCATCACAG CAATTGTTAAGATGGATTCTAAGCGAGCTCCTCAGGACAAGCTGGCCTGCATCTCAAAATGCAGCTGGCACATTTTCTGTGCAATCCAGATCTCCATCGAGAAGCCGGCAGCCGCAGACGACTTCCTCTCCACTTTGATTCACGTGGTGTTGAAGGTGAACCCTCCCCGGCTGCATTCCAACATCCAGTACATTATCCGCTTCTGCCACCCCAAGCGACTGATGACCGGTGAGGCGGGTTACTACTTCACCAACCTG TGCTGCGCTGTCAGCTTTATCGAGAAGTTGAATGGACCCTCTCTCAATATCACCCATGAGGAATTTGAACAGTATATGCAAGGTCACAAATTGCCAGCTAGAAAGATTCAGAGCTGCCCTCTCCTGCAGAGTGCTGACTCGGAGATCCAGCAGATGCACAGTAATCTACAGATACTGCTCTCTCAACTCTGGGAGAGGCAAGATCGTATCATCAGCGAGGTTAAGAAACTGGAGCAGGAGGTCCTGGAATGGAAACGCTCTGTTAAGGAGGAAGTCGAGGAAAGCATTGGAAAATTTCCACTCCCTAACACTTCAAATCCAGAATGA